In Cyanobium sp. ATX 6F1, one DNA window encodes the following:
- a CDS encoding ABC transporter ATP-binding protein, protein MLAPPSAGFRRLLPLLKPYRRNLVAGGLCMLVFVGCWPLLAWLAGQLIPAIGAGDFPRVLRVVALALAVFMVQKLAQFGQDTLLAGPALQVSQDLRRQLFARLQRLEFGALEKLSSGDLTYRLTEDADRVGEVIYKTIQDTTPSLLQLVVVFGYMVFLDWQLSAATLLLAPLVAALVSVFGARVMGAAERSQKQVSELASLLGEAISGLPLVRAFAAEPWLQERFEREIDLHRRARYRTQRLLALQFPVVGFLEAAGILTVLLIGSARIQAGGLDSQGFSSYIAALLMLIDPISHLTTNFNEFQQGQASLKRLRGIEQEAVEEPDRPDALPLGPVQGGLLLDGVGFAYSPTQPVLNDLSLEIKPGQVVALVGPSGAGKSTLFSLLLRFNRPSQGRILLDGQDLGDLRAADLRRALALVPQQSSVFSGTVAETIRFGRPASDQQLRQAARLANADGFIEALPGGYGARIEERGSNFSGGQLQRLAIARAVLGNPAVLLLDEATSALDAEAEEAVQQGLKQAMAGRTVLVIAHRLATVQEADLILVLDQGRIVERGSHDQLMAQAGRYRELCERQLIRVSI, encoded by the coding sequence ATGCTCGCACCACCGTCGGCTGGCTTCCGTCGGCTTCTGCCGCTGCTCAAGCCCTACCGCCGCAACCTGGTGGCCGGCGGCCTGTGCATGCTCGTGTTCGTGGGCTGCTGGCCGCTGCTGGCCTGGCTCGCCGGCCAGCTGATCCCAGCGATCGGCGCCGGCGATTTCCCCCGGGTGCTGCGGGTGGTGGCCCTGGCCCTGGCGGTGTTCATGGTTCAGAAGCTGGCCCAGTTCGGCCAGGACACCCTGCTGGCGGGCCCCGCCCTGCAGGTGAGCCAGGACCTGCGCCGGCAGCTGTTCGCGCGGCTGCAGCGGCTCGAATTCGGTGCCCTCGAGAAGCTCTCGTCGGGCGATCTCACCTATCGGCTCACCGAAGACGCGGACCGGGTCGGTGAGGTGATCTACAAGACCATCCAGGACACCACCCCCAGCCTCCTGCAACTGGTGGTGGTGTTCGGCTACATGGTCTTCCTCGATTGGCAGCTCTCGGCAGCCACGCTGCTGCTGGCGCCGCTGGTGGCGGCGCTGGTGAGCGTGTTCGGGGCGCGGGTGATGGGGGCGGCCGAGCGCAGCCAGAAGCAGGTGAGCGAACTGGCCTCCCTGCTGGGGGAGGCGATCAGTGGCCTGCCCCTGGTGCGCGCCTTCGCCGCCGAACCCTGGCTGCAGGAGCGCTTCGAGCGCGAAATCGACCTGCACCGCCGCGCCCGTTACCGCACCCAGCGGCTGCTGGCCCTGCAGTTTCCCGTGGTCGGTTTTCTCGAGGCGGCCGGAATCCTGACGGTGCTGCTGATTGGCTCCGCCCGCATCCAGGCCGGCGGCCTCGACAGCCAGGGCTTCAGCAGCTACATCGCCGCCCTGCTGATGCTGATCGATCCGATTTCCCACCTCACCACCAACTTCAACGAGTTCCAGCAGGGCCAGGCTTCCCTCAAGCGCCTGCGGGGCATCGAGCAGGAGGCGGTGGAGGAGCCCGACCGCCCCGATGCCCTCCCCCTGGGCCCGGTGCAGGGGGGGCTGCTGCTCGATGGCGTGGGCTTCGCCTACAGCCCCACTCAGCCGGTGCTGAACGACCTCAGCCTCGAGATCAAGCCGGGCCAGGTGGTGGCCCTGGTGGGGCCCTCCGGGGCGGGCAAGAGCACGCTGTTTTCGCTGCTGTTGCGCTTCAACCGGCCCAGCCAGGGTCGGATCCTGCTCGATGGCCAGGACCTGGGCGACCTCAGGGCGGCCGACCTGCGCCGAGCCCTGGCCCTGGTGCCCCAGCAGAGCAGTGTCTTTTCCGGCACGGTGGCCGAGACGATCCGCTTCGGGCGTCCCGCCAGCGATCAGCAGCTGCGCCAGGCGGCGCGGCTGGCCAATGCCGATGGCTTCATCGAGGCCCTCCCCGGCGGCTATGGCGCCCGCATCGAGGAGCGCGGCAGCAATTTCTCCGGCGGCCAGCTGCAGCGGCTGGCGATCGCCCGGGCGGTGCTGGGCAATCCGGCGGTGCTGCTGCTCGATGAAGCCACCAGCGCCCTGGACGCGGAGGCCGAGGAGGCCGTCCAACAGGGCCTCAAGCAGGCGATGGCCGGCCGCACCGTGCTGGTGATCGCCCACCGGCTCGCCACCGTGCAGGAGGCCGATCTGATCCTCGTGCTCGATCAGGGGCGGATCGTCGAGCGCGGCAGCCATGATCAGTTGATGGCGCAGGCGGGCCGCTACCGCGAGCTCTGCGAGCGCCAGTTGATTCGCGTCAGCATCTGA
- the tpiA gene encoding triose-phosphate isomerase, whose protein sequence is MAKAVIAGNWKMHMTCAEARAFAEAFLPLVADLPSDREVILAPPFTAIAALSEALSGSAIKISSQNVHWDGSGAYTGMISAPMLLEHGVTHAIVGHSEPRKYYSETDEQINHRARAAQEAGLIPILCVGESDAQRESGEAERVIRRQVEQGVDGLDPAALVVAYEPIWAIGTGKTCAAAEANRICALIRGWVGFPEITIQYGGSVKADNIDQLMAQSDIDGVLVGGASLDPAGFARIAGYQVPVTA, encoded by the coding sequence GTGGCGAAGGCGGTGATCGCAGGCAACTGGAAGATGCACATGACCTGCGCCGAAGCGCGGGCCTTCGCCGAGGCCTTTCTGCCCCTGGTGGCCGATCTTCCCAGTGATCGCGAGGTGATCCTGGCGCCGCCGTTCACGGCGATCGCGGCCCTGAGCGAGGCCCTGAGCGGCAGCGCCATCAAAATCTCTTCCCAGAACGTCCACTGGGATGGATCGGGGGCTTACACCGGCATGATCTCGGCGCCGATGCTGCTGGAGCACGGCGTCACCCACGCGATCGTGGGCCACAGCGAGCCGCGCAAGTACTACAGCGAAACCGACGAGCAGATCAACCACCGGGCGCGGGCGGCCCAGGAGGCAGGGCTGATCCCGATCCTCTGCGTCGGTGAGAGCGATGCCCAGCGGGAGTCAGGTGAGGCCGAACGGGTGATCCGCCGCCAGGTGGAGCAGGGGGTGGACGGGCTCGATCCCGCGGCTCTCGTGGTCGCTTACGAGCCGATCTGGGCGATCGGCACCGGCAAGACCTGCGCAGCGGCCGAGGCCAACCGGATCTGCGCCCTGATCCGTGGCTGGGTGGGCTTCCCTGAGATCACGATCCAGTACGGCGGCTCGGTCAAAGCCGACAACATCGACCAGCTGATGGCTCAATCCGACATCGATGGGGTGCTGGTGGGGGGTGCCTCCCTCGACCCGGCCGGCTTTGCCCGCATCGCCGGCTACCAGGTGCCTGTCACGGCTTGA
- a CDS encoding RNA-binding S4 domain-containing protein has protein sequence MAPSAPQELGPERSEVRFRLDQFLKWQGLVATGGEAKLWVQQGEVKVNGELEERRGRQLLPGDRVEIRGQTVVVPGTPAL, from the coding sequence TTGGCCCCCTCCGCGCCCCAGGAATTAGGCCCGGAGCGGAGCGAGGTGCGCTTCCGGCTCGATCAATTCCTCAAATGGCAGGGCCTGGTGGCCACCGGCGGCGAGGCCAAGCTCTGGGTCCAGCAGGGGGAGGTGAAGGTGAATGGTGAGCTGGAGGAACGGCGCGGCCGCCAGCTGCTCCCCGGCGACCGGGTGGAGATCAGGGGCCAGACCGTTGTCGTGCCCGGCACCCCCGCGCTTTAG
- a CDS encoding ABC transporter transmembrane domain-containing protein, producing MRSIGAGIKDFIDRQLDLIEELRNHQFFQSLKDTDWSQYQVGPIVVSSILINLLELSSPIYINLVYTTVLPTKAFASLTLLTIGVVVLLSVSGWLRTVRTGLTGFDGARVEHQRRMEALAHFTQMRLGDYLKEPPSTHAERLNSINLLRDESAIQAFTTAIDLCFSLFFVLVLFLIGGSVGLIAVLAIVIYLLRSLQFARDFEAVSRQKDELELERVNYQSQLMSSIDLIKSNGLGRFFLIGNEERQERLAWQRMQNSNATGQYQAFSSLMNQVTMAALVTWGAFMVISGHLLVGALAACLLLGGKILQPWQQALGLWSSYRRLIHARDELDTLMALPVEPAGGSADLALEQSLQFSINGQALPPIGAGEAVIVRDASSGADARHLFLSLLQIETDLDLQVNGLSIADYNRERLRREVIYVDPAQAYFDGTLLQNITSFQPNRYSRKALFWSVLVGTDDKVRSLSDGYSTPLGGSVPTGLSRDTLQQFQLIRGVTMEPRLLLVDLSECSYGKEFIDGFAKLLKRTHGRTTVLICGAGNALKALTDQSIDLPALNLEVAR from the coding sequence TTGCGATCCATCGGGGCGGGCATCAAAGACTTCATCGACCGCCAGCTCGATCTGATCGAGGAACTGCGCAACCACCAGTTCTTTCAATCTCTCAAGGACACCGATTGGAGTCAATACCAAGTTGGACCAATCGTGGTCAGCTCCATTCTGATCAACCTGCTGGAGCTGTCCTCACCGATCTACATCAACCTCGTTTACACCACTGTTCTCCCGACCAAGGCCTTCGCCAGCCTCACCCTGCTGACCATCGGGGTGGTGGTGCTGCTGTCGGTGTCCGGCTGGCTGCGCACGGTGCGCACCGGGCTCACCGGCTTCGATGGCGCCCGGGTGGAGCACCAGCGCCGCATGGAGGCCCTGGCGCATTTCACCCAGATGCGTCTGGGCGACTACCTCAAGGAGCCCCCCTCCACCCACGCCGAGCGGCTCAACAGCATCAACCTGCTGCGGGATGAAAGCGCCATCCAGGCCTTCACCACGGCCATCGACCTGTGCTTTTCCCTGTTTTTCGTGCTGGTGCTGTTCCTGATCGGCGGCAGTGTCGGCCTGATCGCGGTGCTGGCGATCGTCATCTACCTGTTGCGCTCGCTGCAGTTCGCCCGCGACTTCGAAGCGGTCTCACGCCAGAAGGATGAACTGGAGCTGGAGCGGGTCAACTACCAATCCCAGTTGATGTCGTCGATTGATCTGATCAAGTCGAACGGGCTGGGGCGCTTCTTCCTGATCGGCAACGAGGAGCGCCAGGAGCGCCTGGCCTGGCAGCGCATGCAGAACAGCAACGCCACCGGTCAATACCAGGCGTTCAGCAGCCTGATGAACCAGGTCACCATGGCCGCCCTGGTCACCTGGGGGGCCTTCATGGTGATCAGCGGCCACTTGCTGGTGGGCGCCCTGGCCGCCTGCCTGCTGCTGGGGGGCAAGATCCTGCAGCCCTGGCAGCAGGCCCTGGGCCTCTGGAGCAGCTACCGCCGGCTGATCCATGCCCGCGACGAGCTCGACACCCTGATGGCCCTGCCGGTGGAACCGGCGGGTGGAAGCGCCGACCTGGCCCTGGAGCAGAGCCTCCAATTCAGCATCAACGGCCAGGCCTTGCCGCCCATTGGCGCCGGTGAGGCGGTGATCGTGCGCGACGCCAGCAGCGGTGCCGACGCCCGGCACCTGTTCCTCTCGCTGCTGCAGATCGAAACCGACTTGGATCTGCAGGTGAATGGCCTCTCGATTGCCGACTACAACCGTGAGCGGCTGCGCCGGGAGGTGATCTACGTGGATCCGGCCCAGGCGTATTTCGACGGCACCCTGCTGCAGAACATCACCTCCTTCCAGCCCAACCGCTACAGCCGCAAGGCCCTGTTCTGGTCGGTGCTGGTGGGCACCGACGACAAGGTCAGGAGCCTCTCCGACGGCTACAGCACGCCCCTGGGTGGCTCCGTCCCCACCGGGCTCTCCCGCGACACCCTGCAGCAGTTCCAGTTGATCCGGGGTGTGACGATGGAGCCCCGGCTGCTGCTGGTCGACCTGAGCGAGTGCTCCTACGGCAAGGAGTTCATCGATGGCTTCGCGAAGTTGCTCAAGCGCACCCACGGCCGCACCACCGTGCTGATCTGCGGGGCCGGCAACGCCCTCAAGGCCCTCACCGACCAGTCGATTGATCTTCCCGCGCTGAACCTGGAGGTGGCCCGATGA
- a CDS encoding ATP-binding cassette domain-containing protein: MTSRNVLLRDITLSAEAPMAFCLRLLLQQLLWTGRPEELFELISADPRQMDLVDVRNVLLRLGYGSRLEVLQGWGQLNPHLLPALYLSPEGTPYVLSRDSHGEVIAGNVTGRTDPTTLTPGGQVVLLQEKASVDRSSLLKQILYRFTNRIGVLYAISFGLSLLALALPFYIRAIYAVSIPSNSIISTLWIFLGVVVLFGLDWILRQWRSGQLALLAGRIESLMGVGIVEKLFSLDYRQIEQIGRNGLYYRLRNLDSLLGYLQGPLASALLDFPFIVVYLAAVAVIGGWLVMVPIALMIVSGLIVFFLARYYAGAAELSLSTGTGIGLAQQELVSRFLEVKTSNIGWVWLQRLRGLSAESSKSGLELNKQVSRLQVLISTTSQLAGVLTLAAGAWLITSGELKDPAAMGSLIAAMFFVWRIFTPFQQLMNAVLRYTSMLNQYKQLESFLKLRGVSKASSEGSVPRLRGNLLLDSLACRLGNDAQLALSRVSLSVTPGQILAVTGHAASGKSAVLKVIDQLYPLASGTLLFDGSDYRQFSTDGLQRNIAYVMTNVELLPGTLWSNLTAMNSDATVDGVRRVCADLGILETLEALPDGLFTPLTNEITYQIPLGVRKLIALAQAIIKDAPILLIDDISQGLAPGQFQTVVDALPKLRRCAFSGQQRSVILATDNKLLLELADRLVILDKGVTVFQGTAEELRQQMQKSAP; the protein is encoded by the coding sequence ATGACCAGCCGCAATGTGCTGCTGCGCGACATCACGCTCAGTGCCGAGGCGCCCATGGCCTTCTGCCTGCGGCTGCTGTTGCAGCAGTTGTTGTGGACGGGCCGGCCCGAGGAGCTGTTCGAGCTGATCAGCGCCGACCCCCGCCAGATGGATCTGGTGGACGTGCGCAATGTGCTGCTGCGCCTGGGCTACGGCAGCCGCCTGGAGGTGCTGCAGGGCTGGGGCCAGCTCAACCCCCACCTGCTGCCGGCCCTCTACCTCAGCCCTGAGGGCACCCCCTATGTGCTCTCCCGGGACAGCCACGGCGAGGTGATCGCCGGCAATGTCACCGGTCGCACCGACCCCACCACCTTGACCCCCGGCGGCCAGGTGGTGCTGCTGCAGGAAAAGGCGAGCGTCGATCGCTCCAGCCTGCTGAAGCAGATCCTCTACCGCTTCACCAACCGCATCGGCGTGCTCTACGCCATCAGCTTCGGCCTCAGCCTGCTGGCCCTGGCGCTGCCCTTCTACATCCGGGCGATCTACGCGGTCTCGATCCCCAGCAACAGCATCATTTCCACCCTCTGGATCTTCCTGGGGGTGGTGGTGCTGTTCGGCCTCGACTGGATCCTGCGCCAGTGGCGCTCGGGTCAGCTGGCTCTGCTGGCGGGGCGAATCGAAAGCCTGATGGGCGTGGGCATCGTTGAGAAGCTGTTCTCACTGGATTACCGCCAGATTGAACAAATTGGCCGCAATGGCCTCTATTACCGCCTGCGCAACCTCGACAGCCTGCTGGGCTACCTGCAAGGGCCCCTGGCCTCGGCCTTGCTGGATTTCCCCTTCATCGTCGTGTATCTGGCCGCGGTGGCGGTGATCGGTGGCTGGCTGGTGATGGTGCCGATCGCCCTGATGATCGTCAGCGGCCTGATCGTGTTCTTCCTGGCCCGCTACTACGCCGGCGCCGCCGAGCTCAGCCTCAGCACCGGCACCGGCATCGGTCTGGCCCAGCAGGAACTGGTGTCGCGCTTCCTGGAGGTCAAGACCTCCAACATCGGCTGGGTCTGGCTGCAGCGGCTGCGCGGCCTTTCGGCTGAGAGCAGCAAGAGTGGCCTGGAGCTCAACAAGCAGGTGAGCCGCCTGCAGGTGCTGATCAGCACCACCTCCCAGCTGGCCGGTGTGCTCACCCTGGCGGCGGGGGCCTGGCTGATCACCTCCGGTGAGCTGAAGGATCCGGCGGCGATGGGCAGCCTGATCGCGGCGATGTTCTTCGTGTGGAGGATCTTCACCCCCTTCCAGCAACTGATGAACGCGGTGCTGCGCTACACGAGCATGCTCAATCAGTACAAGCAGCTGGAATCGTTCCTGAAGCTCCGGGGTGTGAGCAAGGCGTCGAGTGAAGGCAGTGTTCCGCGCCTGCGCGGCAACCTGCTGCTGGATTCGCTGGCCTGCCGCCTGGGCAACGACGCCCAACTGGCCCTGAGCCGGGTGTCGCTGTCGGTCACACCGGGCCAGATCCTGGCGGTCACGGGCCATGCCGCCTCCGGCAAGAGCGCGGTGCTCAAGGTGATCGACCAGCTCTACCCCCTGGCCAGTGGCACCCTGCTCTTCGATGGCAGCGATTACCGCCAGTTCAGCACCGATGGTCTCCAGCGCAACATCGCCTACGTGATGACCAACGTGGAACTGCTGCCGGGCACGCTGTGGTCGAACCTCACGGCGATGAACTCCGATGCCACCGTTGATGGTGTGCGCCGGGTCTGCGCTGATCTGGGCATCCTCGAAACCCTCGAAGCCTTGCCGGATGGGTTGTTCACGCCGCTCACCAACGAGATCACCTATCAGATCCCGTTGGGGGTGCGCAAACTGATCGCCCTGGCCCAGGCGATCATCAAGGATGCGCCGATCCTGTTGATCGATGACATCAGCCAGGGCCTGGCCCCGGGTCAGTTCCAGACGGTGGTCGATGCCCTGCCCAAATTGCGGCGCTGCGCCTTCAGCGGCCAGCAGCGCAGTGTGATCCTCGCCACCGACAACAAACTTCTGCTGGAGCTGGCCGATCGGCTGGTGATCCTCGACAAGGGCGTCACCGTCTTCCAAGGAACCGCTGAAGAGCTCCGCCAACAGATGCAGAAATCAGCCCCCTGA
- a CDS encoding DUF6447 family protein translates to MTDELQQPPVLTFEDKRYDLNNLPDDVKELVRGMQVADAQLRLHEDTLKVLVVGRQSLASQLNERLKTITPMP, encoded by the coding sequence ATGACCGACGAACTCCAGCAGCCCCCCGTTCTCACCTTCGAGGACAAGCGCTACGACCTCAACAACCTCCCCGATGACGTCAAGGAGCTGGTGCGCGGGATGCAGGTGGCCGATGCCCAACTGCGGCTCCACGAAGACACCCTCAAGGTGCTGGTGGTGGGGCGGCAGTCGCTGGCCTCTCAACTCAACGAGCGGCTCAAGACGATCACCCCGATGCCCTGA
- the folP gene encoding dihydropteroate synthase, which translates to MPPGRTLAWGQRTHVMGVLNLTPDSFSDGGRLTSPQAAVAAARRMARQGAAVLDLGGQSTRPGASEVEPEEELRRVLPSLRAIRSSFSEPAFEGAPAPPLLSIDTFRASVAAAALEAGADWINDVSGGARDPDLLPLIAAAGCPYVLMHNRGTSATMDGLAVYGDVVTEVHTELLRATDRALAAGLAAGQIIWDPGLGFAKTTAHNLALLEGLSAMRAEGFPLLVGPSRKRFIGELLGEPRPRARLWGTAAVVCRLVAAGADLVRVHDVGAIVQTCRMADALWR; encoded by the coding sequence ATGCCGCCGGGCCGCACCCTGGCCTGGGGCCAGCGCACCCATGTGATGGGGGTGCTCAACCTCACCCCCGATTCCTTCAGCGACGGGGGCCGGCTCACCAGCCCCCAAGCCGCCGTGGCCGCCGCCCGGCGCATGGCCCGCCAGGGGGCCGCCGTGCTCGACCTGGGGGGCCAGAGCACCCGGCCCGGCGCCAGCGAGGTGGAGCCCGAAGAAGAGCTGCGCCGGGTGCTGCCGAGCCTGCGGGCGATCCGCAGCAGCTTCTCGGAGCCAGCCTTCGAAGGTGCCCCAGCCCCGCCGCTGCTCTCGATCGACACCTTCCGGGCCAGCGTGGCCGCAGCGGCCCTGGAGGCGGGAGCCGACTGGATCAACGACGTCAGTGGCGGCGCCCGCGACCCCGATCTGCTGCCCCTGATCGCCGCCGCCGGTTGCCCCTACGTGCTGATGCACAACCGCGGCACCAGCGCAACGATGGACGGCCTGGCGGTCTATGGCGATGTGGTCACCGAGGTGCACACGGAACTGCTGCGGGCCACCGATCGGGCCCTGGCGGCCGGCCTGGCCGCCGGGCAGATCATCTGGGATCCGGGCCTGGGTTTCGCCAAGACCACGGCCCACAACCTCGCGCTGCTGGAGGGCCTCTCGGCGATGCGCGCGGAGGGGTTTCCGCTGCTGGTGGGCCCCTCGCGCAAGCGCTTCATCGGTGAGCTGCTGGGCGAACCGCGGCCGCGGGCCCGGCTCTGGGGCACGGCCGCCGTGGTCTGCCGGTTGGTGGCGGCGGGGGCCGATCTGGTGCGCGTCCACGACGTGGGAGCGATCGTTCAGACCTGCCGTATGGCCGATGCCCTCTGGCGCTGA
- a CDS encoding DUF3386 domain-containing protein gives MPIFLSLDPAASKANSPAAETPIAPGSDLREAFRAAYENRYTWDPEFGGYRGRWIWEQGERREQGTFEVSSDLKAKVEGCDDEAVTKAVGSQLWEVAIHRVRRSFEQTHGANTFSAGDTDDVGVEVIVGGKNAGDRYRIKNDVVTMVHRHIHGTVVTIFTGSTTDTGAGYLSHTYSSRYSDPATGAAKGGASSFTDSFVPLGDGGPWVLAERLIETEDPEAEGGTSHQRFRFEELGALGE, from the coding sequence ATGCCCATCTTTCTCTCCCTCGATCCGGCGGCGTCTAAGGCCAACAGCCCAGCAGCCGAAACACCGATCGCCCCGGGCAGCGACCTGCGGGAGGCCTTCCGCGCCGCCTACGAGAACCGCTACACCTGGGATCCGGAGTTCGGGGGCTACCGCGGCCGCTGGATCTGGGAGCAGGGCGAGCGGCGCGAGCAGGGCACGTTTGAGGTGAGCTCCGATCTCAAGGCCAAGGTGGAGGGCTGCGACGACGAAGCGGTCACCAAGGCGGTGGGTTCCCAGCTCTGGGAGGTGGCGATCCACCGGGTCCGCCGCAGCTTCGAGCAGACCCATGGCGCCAACACCTTCTCCGCCGGCGACACCGATGACGTGGGCGTGGAGGTGATCGTGGGCGGCAAGAACGCCGGTGATCGTTACCGCATCAAGAACGACGTGGTGACGATGGTGCACCGCCACATCCACGGCACGGTGGTGACGATCTTCACCGGCAGCACCACCGACACCGGTGCGGGCTACCTCAGCCACACCTACAGCAGCCGTTACAGCGATCCGGCCACCGGGGCCGCCAAGGGTGGCGCCAGCTCCTTCACCGACAGCTTTGTGCCCCTGGGCGACGGCGGCCCCTGGGTGCTGGCCGAGCGGCTGATCGAAACCGAAGACCCCGAAGCCGAAGGCGGCACGAGCCACCAACGCTTCCGCTTCGAGGAGTTGGGCGCCCTGGGCGAGTGA